From the genome of Segatella hominis, one region includes:
- a CDS encoding deoxynucleoside kinase — protein MHIAIAGNIGSGKTTLTKLLSKRYGWKPNFEPVDNNPYLADYYKDMERWSFNLQIYFLNKRFHDVVEISKCDDTIIQDRTIFEDAKIFAPNLHDIGMMSDRDFENYTDLFDLMISLVKLPDLMIYIRSSIPTLVSHIERRGRNFEKSIRIDYLQGLNNRYENWIKNYKGKLIIIDGDHLNFEENPEDFRQITDQIDAELFGLFPLE, from the coding sequence ATGCATATAGCAATTGCGGGCAATATCGGTAGTGGTAAAACGACGCTCACGAAATTACTGAGCAAAAGATATGGTTGGAAACCTAATTTCGAACCTGTTGATAATAATCCCTATCTGGCTGATTATTACAAGGATATGGAAAGATGGTCTTTCAACCTGCAGATCTATTTCTTGAATAAGAGATTTCATGATGTAGTAGAAATCTCCAAGTGTGATGATACGATTATTCAGGATAGAACTATCTTTGAAGATGCGAAGATTTTCGCTCCAAATCTTCATGATATCGGTATGATGAGTGACAGGGATTTTGAAAACTATACCGACCTCTTTGATCTTATGATCAGTCTGGTAAAACTTCCTGATCTCATGATTTATATCAGAAGTAGCATCCCTACTCTGGTGAGCCATATCGAGCGTCGTGGTAGAAACTTTGAAAAAAGTATTCGCATAGATTATCTTCAGGGATTGAATAACAGATATGAGAATTGGATCAAAAACTATAAGGGTAAATTGATTATTATAGATGGTGACCATCTTAATTTCGAGGAGAACCCTGAGGATTTCAGACAGATTACTGATCAGATAGATGCTGAACTTTTTGGCCTGTTCCCGTTGGAATAA
- a CDS encoding N-acetyltransferase: MDKKHFDIDFRAATLKDFEECMDLINQARQQMIESGLHQWTGGYPSESDILADINNGVAQVLTIDKKIAVYGAVILNGEEKYNSIQGTWKTYGNYYAIHRLATLPELQREGFAQVFIKKVKGLCEVECIPSIKVDTHIKNLKMVKLLSLMGFCYCGTVDYGTRGKRIAFEYVTLNEKEENIY, from the coding sequence ATGGACAAAAAACATTTCGATATAGATTTCAGGGCAGCCACGCTAAAAGATTTTGAGGAGTGTATGGATTTAATAAATCAGGCACGACAGCAGATGATAGAATCAGGACTACATCAATGGACTGGTGGCTATCCTTCTGAATCTGATATTTTGGCTGATATCAATAACGGAGTAGCGCAAGTACTTACTATTGATAAAAAGATTGCAGTTTATGGAGCTGTCATACTTAACGGGGAAGAAAAATATAATAGTATCCAGGGTACTTGGAAGACATATGGTAATTATTATGCCATTCATCGTTTGGCAACTTTACCCGAACTCCAAAGAGAAGGTTTTGCTCAGGTATTTATTAAAAAGGTAAAAGGACTTTGTGAAGTAGAATGCATTCCAAGTATCAAGGTAGATACCCATATCAAAAACCTGAAAATGGTGAAACTTCTATCATTGATGGGATTCTGCTATTGCGGAACTGTCGATTATGGTACCCGTGGCAAGCGAATTGCATTTGAATATGTTACGCTGAATGAAAAAGAAGAAAATATCTATTAA
- a CDS encoding fructose-1,6-bisphosphatase, whose amino-acid sequence MKHYNIEEDMRYLQLLSQSFPTVAEASTEIINLQAILNLPKGTEHFLADIHGEYEAFIHVLKNASGNIKRKVNELFGNTLRESEKRELCTLIYYPEQKLELVKHNETDIDDWYHITLHQLVAVCRDVSSKYTRSKVRKSLPADFSYIIQELLHEHTEDHDKTAYVNVIVDTIISTGRADDFIIAIANVIQRLAIDSLHILGDIYDRGPGAHIIMDTMRKYHSWDMQWGNHDILWMGAAAGNDACICNVIRLSLRYGNLPTLEEGYGINLVPLATFAMETYKNDPCMEFIPKTSGGASLLDEKTLRLTAQMHKAIAVIQFKVESQIIAKHPEWKMNDRCLFEHVDYQNGTIDLQGKTYKMSSCSFPTINPAAPSELSPEEEILISKLHHSFSVCEKLHKHIRVMLQHGCMYGIYNNNLLFHASCPLNEDGSLKEVEIYPGKKYSGRALMYHTGMQIRTAFQQDSAPEERDYAIDYFLYLWCGPDSPLFDKSKMATFERYFIADKETHVEEKGYYFKLRDDEEVIDHILDAFGVVGSNRHIINGHVPVRTLKGENPIKANGKLMVIDGGFSKAYHNETGIAGYTLVYHSRGFQLVQHEPFTSTEDAIQRGTDIKSTTQIVEMSNRRMLVADTDIGVELRKQIDDLEELLFAYRHGYIKEKEKKQ is encoded by the coding sequence ATGAAGCATTACAATATCGAAGAAGACATGAGGTATCTCCAACTTCTTTCGCAATCGTTTCCTACGGTTGCGGAGGCGAGTACGGAGATTATCAATTTGCAGGCAATCCTTAATTTGCCTAAGGGTACGGAACATTTTCTGGCTGATATCCATGGTGAGTATGAAGCATTTATTCACGTATTGAAGAATGCATCTGGAAACATTAAGCGAAAGGTAAATGAACTGTTTGGCAACACACTGAGGGAATCAGAGAAAAGAGAACTGTGTACGCTTATTTACTATCCTGAACAGAAACTTGAACTGGTAAAGCATAATGAGACGGATATTGATGACTGGTATCATATTACGCTTCATCAATTGGTTGCAGTATGCCGTGATGTTTCCAGCAAATATACTCGTTCAAAAGTAAGAAAGTCACTTCCTGCTGATTTTTCATACATCATTCAGGAACTTCTACATGAGCATACGGAAGATCATGATAAAACTGCTTATGTGAATGTAATTGTCGATACGATCATTTCTACAGGTAGAGCGGATGATTTCATCATCGCCATTGCCAATGTAATCCAGCGTTTGGCTATCGATTCGCTTCATATATTGGGAGATATTTACGATAGAGGTCCTGGCGCTCACATCATCATGGACACGATGAGGAAATATCATAGTTGGGATATGCAATGGGGAAATCACGACATTCTCTGGATGGGTGCTGCGGCAGGTAATGATGCTTGTATCTGTAATGTTATCAGATTGAGTTTGCGATATGGTAATTTACCAACTCTTGAGGAAGGATATGGAATCAATCTTGTTCCTTTGGCTACGTTTGCCATGGAGACTTACAAGAATGATCCATGTATGGAGTTTATTCCTAAAACAAGTGGTGGTGCTTCCCTGTTGGATGAAAAAACTTTGCGATTAACGGCTCAGATGCATAAGGCCATTGCGGTAATTCAGTTTAAGGTGGAGAGCCAGATTATTGCCAAGCATCCTGAATGGAAAATGAATGACAGATGTCTCTTCGAACATGTTGATTATCAGAATGGAACGATAGATCTTCAAGGGAAAACGTACAAGATGAGTTCTTGCTCCTTCCCTACTATCAATCCTGCTGCCCCATCTGAATTATCACCAGAGGAAGAAATTCTCATCAGCAAATTGCATCATTCATTCTCTGTTTGTGAAAAGTTGCATAAGCACATCAGAGTGATGTTGCAACATGGTTGTATGTATGGAATTTATAATAATAATCTGTTGTTCCATGCATCTTGTCCACTGAATGAAGATGGTTCTTTGAAGGAAGTGGAAATTTATCCTGGAAAGAAATATAGCGGTAGAGCCTTAATGTACCATACGGGTATGCAGATTCGTACTGCTTTCCAGCAGGATTCTGCGCCAGAGGAGCGAGATTATGCGATTGACTATTTCTTGTATCTGTGGTGTGGTCCAGACAGTCCTCTCTTTGACAAGAGTAAAATGGCTACATTTGAGCGATATTTTATTGCAGATAAGGAGACTCATGTTGAGGAAAAGGGATATTATTTCAAGCTTCGTGATGATGAAGAAGTGATAGACCATATTCTTGATGCATTCGGAGTGGTAGGTTCTAATAGACATATCATCAACGGACACGTGCCTGTAAGAACTCTGAAGGGTGAAAATCCTATCAAAGCCAACGGAAAACTGATGGTTATCGATGGTGGATTCTCTAAGGCTTATCATAATGAGACGGGTATAGCCGGTTATACGTTAGTCTATCACTCCAGAGGTTTCCAGCTTGTTCAGCATGAACCTTTTACAAGTACAGAAGATGCTATCCAGAGAGGTACGGACATTAAAAGTACCACCCAGATAGTAGAAATGTCTAATAGAAGAATGCTTGTGGCTGATACTGATATAGGTGTGGAACTTCGTAAGCAAATTGACGATCTGGAGGAATTACTCTTTGCTTACAGACATGGATATATTAAAGAAAAAGAAAAGAAGCAATAA
- a CDS encoding nucleotidyltransferase family protein produces the protein MRTVQDYMAIIRQNSSKITKDFGIKTLRIFGSVSRNEQTEQSDLDICVETETPNPFLLADLKEFLEGLFKCSVDVVRIHKNMNPFFKSRIERDGIYVIR, from the coding sequence ATGAGAACTGTGCAAGATTATATGGCAATAATAAGGCAAAATAGTTCCAAAATTACTAAAGATTTTGGAATCAAGACCTTACGCATTTTTGGTTCCGTATCACGAAATGAGCAAACAGAGCAAAGCGATTTGGATATTTGTGTAGAAACAGAAACTCCTAATCCATTTTTATTGGCCGACTTGAAAGAGTTTTTAGAGGGCTTGTTCAAGTGCTCAGTTGATGTAGTGCGTATTCACAAAAACATGAATCCTTTCTTTAAATCAAGAATAGAACGTGATGGAATCTATGTAATACGATAA
- a CDS encoding deoxynucleoside kinase: protein MYIAVAGNIGSGKTTLTQMLSKHYGWKKFLEPVEKNPYLDDYYKDIPRWVLNMEIFYLKQRFKNLLEIQQSNETIIQDRSIFEGVYVFVANNRKMGYMDERDFDTYMGLFDSMMSVVEQPELMIYLRSSVPHLVKNIQKRGRECEQKIPLDYLQGINALYEDFIWNKYKGRVLVIDVDNMDFEHNPKEFGGIIDKIDAELFGLFSSRVNEKD, encoded by the coding sequence ATGTATATAGCAGTAGCAGGTAATATTGGAAGTGGTAAAACAACGCTTACTCAAATGTTATCAAAGCATTACGGATGGAAGAAATTTCTTGAACCCGTTGAGAAAAACCCTTACCTGGATGATTATTATAAAGATATTCCCAGATGGGTGCTCAATATGGAAATCTTCTATTTGAAGCAGCGCTTCAAAAATCTGTTGGAAATACAACAAAGTAACGAGACTATCATTCAAGACCGCAGTATCTTCGAGGGCGTGTATGTCTTTGTGGCTAACAATCGAAAAATGGGTTATATGGACGAGCGTGACTTTGATACTTATATGGGATTGTTTGATTCAATGATGTCTGTTGTAGAGCAACCGGAATTGATGATTTATCTTCGTTCTTCTGTACCGCATCTCGTCAAAAATATCCAAAAAAGAGGACGGGAATGTGAACAGAAAATTCCACTTGATTATCTTCAGGGGATCAATGCTCTCTACGAAGATTTTATATGGAATAAATACAAAGGAAGGGTGCTCGTGATTGACGTTGACAACATGGATTTTGAGCATAATCCTAAAGAGTTTGGAGGCATCATTGATAAGATAGACGCAGAACTCTTTGGCCTTTTCTCTTCACGAGTAAACGAAAAAGATTAG
- a CDS encoding efflux RND transporter periplasmic adaptor subunit → MKKKIFSKVWIAMILVVVIAVAAWLLSGGKKEEKINFKQEKVATHTLQNSITATGTIEAVTSVTVGTQVSGIVNKLYVDYNSVVKKGQVIAELDKTNLISELNTAKANLASTESNLCYQSANMKRYQTLYKKGLVSADEYENALLAYRQAKEQVASSRENVQKAQTNLGYATITSPIDGTVISKSVEEGQTVAASFNTPELFTIAKDLKNMQVIANVDEADIGGVAVGNRVNFTVDAYPDDTFEGVVKQVRLEATTTNNVVTYEVVISAPNADLKLKPGLTANVTIFTKEQANILSVANKALRFTPTKETVGKDMKIVDCKGKNKVWTLNGNTLTAHSVNIGQSDAMHTQIISGIKAGQSVVTEIVVDASEDEEDSQPQSQGLISGPGPRGKKK, encoded by the coding sequence ATGAAAAAGAAAATCTTTAGTAAGGTATGGATTGCCATGATTCTTGTGGTTGTCATAGCAGTTGCTGCTTGGTTGCTTTCAGGGGGCAAAAAGGAAGAAAAGATTAATTTCAAACAAGAGAAAGTTGCCACTCATACACTGCAGAACAGTATTACTGCTACAGGAACGATAGAGGCTGTTACCAGTGTTACGGTTGGTACTCAGGTGAGTGGTATTGTGAATAAACTTTATGTGGATTACAATTCCGTAGTTAAAAAGGGTCAGGTGATTGCTGAACTTGACAAGACCAACCTAATCAGTGAACTGAATACGGCCAAGGCAAATTTAGCAAGTACTGAGAGTAATCTCTGTTATCAGAGTGCCAATATGAAGCGCTATCAGACTTTATATAAGAAAGGTCTTGTAAGTGCTGATGAATATGAAAATGCCCTTTTGGCTTACAGACAGGCCAAGGAGCAGGTTGCTTCTTCCCGCGAAAATGTGCAGAAAGCGCAAACTAATCTGGGTTATGCAACGATCACCTCTCCTATCGATGGAACTGTGATTTCTAAAAGTGTGGAAGAAGGACAGACTGTTGCAGCCAGCTTCAATACACCAGAACTTTTCACGATTGCCAAAGACTTGAAGAATATGCAGGTTATTGCAAATGTTGATGAGGCTGATATAGGCGGTGTTGCTGTTGGTAATAGAGTAAACTTTACGGTAGATGCTTATCCTGATGATACTTTCGAGGGTGTTGTTAAGCAGGTGAGATTGGAAGCTACTACAACTAATAATGTGGTAACTTACGAAGTGGTAATCAGCGCTCCTAATGCTGATTTGAAATTGAAGCCAGGACTTACTGCCAATGTTACCATTTTTACGAAGGAGCAAGCTAACATATTGAGTGTTGCTAATAAGGCTTTGCGCTTTACTCCAACTAAAGAGACGGTGGGCAAAGATATGAAAATCGTAGATTGCAAAGGTAAGAATAAGGTATGGACGCTAAATGGTAATACGCTGACTGCCCATTCTGTAAATATCGGGCAGAGTGATGCAATGCATACTCAGATTATTAGCGGTATAAAGGCAGGTCAAAGCGTTGTTACAGAAATTGTTGTTGATGCTTCTGAAGACGAAGAAGATAGTCAGCCGCAAAGTCAGGGATTGATTAGCGGACCTGGTCCAAGAGGAAAGAAAAAATAA
- a CDS encoding TolC family protein, with protein MNKRFGKVLIGAFLATIPSGIYAKQWTLKECINYALENNISLQKTQIKKASANEDYLQSKAALLPSLSASSNQNVSYTPWVTSGISGEGFTKSSVDKVYYNGSYSVMGNYVIWNGNKNRNQVKLNKLTYEAAALDSATQAQNLQEQIATLYIQICYSTEAIKVNQESYKSSLENENRGKEFVKNGKMSQADLAQLTAQRAQDEYNIVAAESNVKNYKRQLKELLQITNDEAFDIVIPSTTDSQALASIPALNSVYASALDNRPEIKSYQNMIDQSNLNIDIAKAGKMPTISANAGVSTSSTSMNKTGWGTQIKQNFSLGGGVSISIPIYDNRATKTAINKANLQKQSSMLDLKNEQTKLYSTIENYWLQANTNQSQFKSAKVSTESAKTSFELLNEQFKLGLKNIVELRTGKDNLLKAQQNELQAKYLTILNLGMLNFYKNGKVE; from the coding sequence ATGAACAAAAGATTTGGTAAAGTTTTGATTGGTGCTTTCTTAGCCACCATTCCTTCTGGGATTTATGCAAAACAATGGACTCTTAAAGAATGTATCAATTATGCATTGGAGAATAATATAAGTTTGCAAAAGACTCAAATTAAAAAAGCAAGTGCAAATGAGGATTATTTGCAGTCTAAGGCTGCTTTGTTGCCCTCTTTGTCAGCTTCGTCTAATCAGAATGTAAGTTATACTCCGTGGGTAACAAGCGGAATCAGTGGAGAGGGTTTCACCAAATCTTCTGTTGATAAGGTTTATTACAATGGTTCTTATTCTGTAATGGGTAACTATGTAATTTGGAATGGTAATAAAAATCGTAATCAGGTAAAACTGAATAAGTTGACTTACGAGGCTGCAGCTTTGGATTCAGCTACTCAGGCTCAAAACCTTCAAGAACAAATTGCAACATTATACATTCAGATTTGCTATTCTACAGAGGCGATAAAGGTAAATCAGGAAAGCTATAAGTCAAGTCTGGAAAATGAAAACCGTGGAAAGGAATTTGTTAAGAATGGTAAGATGAGTCAGGCGGATTTAGCTCAGCTTACTGCTCAGAGAGCACAGGATGAATATAATATTGTTGCTGCTGAGAGTAATGTAAAGAATTACAAGAGACAACTTAAGGAATTGTTGCAAATTACAAACGATGAGGCTTTTGATATTGTGATTCCTTCTACTACTGATTCACAGGCTTTAGCTTCTATTCCTGCTCTCAATAGCGTTTATGCTTCTGCTCTTGACAATCGTCCGGAAATCAAAAGCTATCAGAATATGATAGATCAGAGTAATTTGAATATTGATATTGCCAAAGCTGGTAAAATGCCAACGATTAGTGCTAATGCAGGTGTCTCTACAAGTTCTACTTCCATGAACAAGACTGGTTGGGGAACGCAAATCAAGCAGAATTTTAGTTTAGGTGGTGGTGTTTCCATCAGCATTCCTATCTATGATAATCGTGCAACCAAAACTGCTATCAACAAGGCTAATCTTCAGAAACAGAGTAGTATGTTGGATTTGAAGAATGAGCAGACAAAGCTCTACTCTACTATTGAAAATTATTGGTTGCAGGCGAATACAAATCAGAGCCAATTCAAGTCTGCAAAAGTTTCTACCGAAAGTGCCAAGACCTCTTTTGAACTCTTGAATGAGCAATTCAAATTGGGATTGAAAAATATCGTAGAACTTCGTACGGGTAAGGATAATCTCCTTAAAGCTCAACAGAATGAATTGCAGGCTAAGTACTTGACAATCCTTAATTTAGGTATGTTGAACTTCTATAAAAACGGAAAGGTGGAGTAA
- the ligA gene encoding NAD-dependent DNA ligase LigA yields MKEEKTTMMKQLVEQLNNASQAYYNGEAELMSDYEWDSKFDQLKLLEDETGIVLPDSPTNKVSEDSISGKKEPHEFPALSLAKTKSVADLEKWASNKPIWISWKLDGLTLVATYDDGKLTKIVTRGDGHIGTNITHLAPAIKGVLPKISEKGHLVIRGEAVISYEDFNNFLLETESDYANPRNLASGSLTLKDVDEVKLRHIQWIPFTLVYSDQEILSWGQRMDYLEKLGFQTVEHRFIENPTSVNIQEKIDEFTQKVTHKKQPFPVDGLVITYDDTQYASTGSVTGHHATRAGYAFKWQDEYAETVLDHIEWSCAASTISPVAVFQPVELEGTTVQRASLCNISECERLGIGDAGTKLQVIKANKIIPKVIKITEKIGVLNIPDKCPVCGAEAHVVLSESGTKKLHCSNADCTAKQLKKFARFVSKDGINIDGISEQTVSTFINHGWIRDYADFYHLKDFAYQITSLDGFGKKSVSKLLESIEKSRNTDSRHLLYALSIPLCGFDVAKRLLSKYTFKELMETAKTSLFDDVFASIDGIGPEKSARFVNWFKDDKNYLKVSNLLKELDVKEVEVAEVGTKCAGQTFVITGDVYHYKNRNELKAYIESQGGKVTGSVSKSTTYLINNDAESQSSKNKKAHQLGISIITEEQFREKFT; encoded by the coding sequence ATGAAAGAAGAAAAAACGACTATGATGAAGCAGCTTGTTGAACAACTCAACAATGCTTCTCAAGCATATTATAATGGTGAGGCAGAACTGATGTCCGACTATGAGTGGGATTCCAAGTTCGACCAGCTGAAATTGTTGGAAGATGAAACTGGAATAGTTTTACCAGATTCTCCAACAAATAAAGTTTCTGAGGATTCTATTTCCGGCAAGAAAGAACCTCATGAATTTCCTGCCTTATCACTTGCCAAAACCAAAAGTGTTGCTGACCTTGAAAAATGGGCCAGTAACAAACCGATTTGGATTTCATGGAAACTTGATGGACTTACGTTAGTTGCTACTTATGATGATGGGAAACTTACCAAAATCGTAACTCGTGGTGATGGGCATATTGGTACGAATATTACTCATCTTGCCCCTGCCATCAAGGGAGTATTGCCTAAGATTTCTGAAAAAGGGCATTTGGTAATCCGTGGAGAGGCTGTAATTTCCTATGAGGATTTCAATAATTTTCTTTTAGAGACAGAAAGTGATTATGCCAATCCGCGTAATCTTGCGTCTGGATCTCTGACGCTTAAGGATGTGGATGAAGTTAAACTCCGCCATATCCAGTGGATTCCTTTCACTTTAGTATATTCCGATCAGGAAATTCTATCATGGGGGCAAAGAATGGATTATTTAGAAAAGCTTGGTTTTCAGACGGTGGAACATCGATTCATAGAAAATCCTACCTCTGTGAATATTCAGGAGAAAATTGATGAGTTTACCCAGAAAGTTACCCATAAGAAGCAACCGTTTCCGGTGGATGGACTGGTTATTACTTATGATGATACCCAGTATGCTTCTACTGGTTCTGTTACTGGTCATCATGCGACAAGAGCCGGTTATGCTTTCAAATGGCAGGATGAATATGCAGAGACGGTTTTGGATCATATAGAATGGTCATGTGCTGCCAGTACGATTTCACCTGTTGCTGTTTTTCAACCAGTAGAGTTGGAAGGCACTACCGTTCAGCGTGCTTCGCTCTGTAATATCAGCGAATGTGAACGCTTGGGTATTGGAGATGCGGGTACGAAATTACAGGTTATCAAGGCCAATAAGATTATTCCTAAAGTCATCAAAATAACTGAAAAAATTGGCGTTCTGAATATTCCTGATAAATGTCCTGTTTGTGGTGCTGAGGCTCATGTGGTTTTGAGTGAATCGGGGACTAAGAAATTACATTGCAGCAATGCTGACTGTACTGCTAAACAGTTGAAGAAGTTTGCCCGCTTTGTAAGCAAAGATGGAATCAATATAGACGGAATTTCAGAACAAACGGTTTCCACTTTTATCAATCATGGATGGATCAGGGATTATGCTGATTTCTATCACTTGAAAGATTTTGCCTACCAGATTACGAGTTTGGATGGATTTGGTAAGAAATCGGTCAGTAAGTTGTTGGAAAGTATCGAAAAAAGTCGAAATACTGACAGCAGGCATCTGCTGTATGCTCTGAGTATTCCTCTATGCGGGTTTGATGTTGCCAAACGTCTTTTAAGTAAATATACTTTTAAGGAATTGATGGAAACTGCTAAGACTTCGCTTTTTGATGATGTATTTGCAAGTATAGATGGTATTGGACCTGAAAAAAGTGCCAGGTTCGTAAACTGGTTCAAAGATGATAAAAACTATCTTAAGGTTTCAAACCTACTGAAGGAACTTGATGTCAAAGAGGTAGAAGTTGCGGAAGTGGGTACGAAATGTGCAGGTCAGACTTTTGTGATAACAGGCGATGTGTATCATTATAAAAACCGAAACGAACTGAAGGCTTATATAGAAAGTCAAGGTGGTAAGGTAACTGGTAGTGTGAGTAAAAGCACAACATACCTTATAAATAATGATGCAGAGTCTCAAAGTTCTAAAAACAAGAAGGCCCATCAACTGGGCATTTCCATTATCACAGAGGAACAATTCAGAGAAAAATTCACTTGA